A stretch of DNA from Vanrija pseudolonga chromosome 6, complete sequence:
gaggacacTTCGCGTGCCCCGCACCGCCCGCTCTCCGGCGCCGTACCAGCCATCACGCTCACGCCGACCTACACCccagcgcgctcgcgcgccgacagCCTCCGCGGAACGCAGTCGCTTGACATTGAGCGCCCCCTGCGTTTCCGCCCCTCTGGACCCGAGattgccgacgaggccgaccagTACGCGATCGCGCAcggagctcgccgcccagACCTGAGCCGCCTGCGCGGTGACAGCCGTGCGGCGCTACTTGGCCGccccaaggacaaggactcggacgaggaatagacgacgacgttgatTCGGACGATTGACTGATCCGGACGATTGAGCGGACGCTAAGGAGCTACGGATTTAATCCTATCTGCCAGGGCACGCACTGCTCTGCTTTTACGACCACATTTGAACGCTTGGCGACATTTGCCGACATCTGCACGACCACATTTTCCTAGCCATCAGCATACAGAGAGAGCATTGTAACATTGTACGATTCATGAGGATGCAGATGTACTGTGTTGTGATGTACACGGGCGGGGGAGCTAAGTCTACAGGTCTAGTCGTGGTCTACCGAATCAGGATATCAGGAACTGCGTGTGTATGTGTGTAATGTGTGTTAGATGACGTCTTGGGTtcgcacgtcgacgccgttggCGACCGTCTCCTTGGTCGTAGGCGTGAGTGGGGCTGTGAGCGAGACGGTGGGGCTGGCGGGGGCGATCTTGaactcgcgctcctcgcggccgacctgcgcggggccgagggcgcgccAGCGCTGGAGGTGCTCCTCGCGGCACTCCTTGCACCGCTGGATCAGGGTGGGCCAGTACATGTCGTGGTCGTATTTGAGCTGGCTTGTCAGCACGCACGGTACTGGGCAACTCACGGCCATCTTGCCGCCACACTCGGTGAGCAGAATGTCCTCGCCAATGCCAGCCTCCTGGAACGTCTGCTTGCCGGACGCAAACTTGATCTTGGACTTTGTGTGGTGGTCGACAAACGGCCACATGAGGTTGACGAACGCGCGCACGACCCACGGCATGTCCTGCAGGATGGCGAGGCCCAGCGTCTCGGGGTAGTACTCGCTCATGATGTGCAGAGTCTTGTGCGCCATGGACACGGACGCTGGCGGGCCCTGCCGCTTGCCGCCAAAGTTGAACGCGACGTAGACGGATCTGCGGGGGTGTGTCGTCAGTGCATGGTCGGTCTACCGAGGTTGGttgcagctcgccgagtacCCACGTAACCCCATCAGTCATGAGATCCATcgcccgctcgacgagaaAGACCTGGGGTTGGAGTGAGCttgcgacgcgcgcgcacgtgCCACATCTGCTTTTCACCCACTGCGTTGACTGCGCGCCGCTTCTCGACGGGCAGCTGGTTGCGCGACGGGAAGAAGTACATGATCGGGTGGCCGGTCGGCGTGAAGCCCTGCACAATGTTCTTGCCCCAGCGCGACTGCGCCGTTAGTGCTATGTTCGGAACGGCCTCGCGTGCCCGAGCCCGTgacgcgtcgttgtcggtcggtgccgaggcgcaggcccggctgcccgcccgctgagcgccactcacctcgtcctcgcacTGCGCGGCCATGGCATCAATGTCCTCGATGTTGATGGACCGCCGCCAGACGATGCAGCGCTCCAGGCGCTCAATGGTCGCGTGCACGCCAGTCTTGGTCGCTGTGGGGTTGGTTAGCGGGGTATGTGGGGCTGGGCTGCTTCGGCGTACGAACCATTCAGAAACCTGTGGAGCGGGGGTTGTCAGCTTGTCCTCGTGTGCACGTTTGTATGCATGAACCCGCCAAAACTCACCGCAACAGCGTCTCTTGTGACTCCATGTCAGCGAGGTATGCACACCACTACCACCCACCAAGAACATCATCTCGCGCTCCGACAGCGGgaccgcgtcgccggcaccCTCCGCAGTGGGCAACGTATACCCCTCGGCATTGAATTGGCgcttgatctcgtcgagctgggcgcggtgcttgtcgtcgaggtcggggcCGGGCGTCGCTTCGCGCACGGGCACGTCGAGCAGTGTCGGGGGGAATGGCATGGTCGTGTGGTGCAGCAGTGTTAGTGAGCAAAATCAACAAAGGaggacacgacgacgacatgcaGCATGCAATACAAAATATCGACGTCgccccggccggccggcggacAAGCCCCACAACCTGTGGATGCCGAGAgtggaggcgaggcggcgaggcgaggcggtgaCCACATGCACGTGTGTACACCGCTTGACGGTGCCACAGGGCGGCTGCAGACGGCCGCGGGCAACTCGGCCGGCTTATGTAACACCAACCGCCGCCATTTTCAAGGCCACTTAGCTCAGCTGGTTAGAGCGCATGCTTAACACTTGAAGCGTTACGCATGAGGTCGGCGGTTCGATCCCGCCAGAGGTCATATCGTTttgctactgctgctggcgtAGGTCGATGGAGTCGAGGGGGCTGGTCGAGAGGATGAGGCTGAGCTGGAGAAGCAATAGAGCTGGTTGTTGAGTGAGATGGAGCTGGGTGCAGATCGCGATCAGCAGGGCACGTACTTACGCCCTCCTGAGCCGAGACCATTTGTTGATGCCTCGGTGAGGATATCGCGCCATGCGCAGCTAGACAGCTAGGGCATAGAAGCGGGCAAGCGCACTGCACAGCACagcttggcgccggcgccatgcgtcgtcgcgtcgcgccgagtccgacgccgagccgagaGGAGCGGACATCTGCCCCAGTCCATGCGAAATGCCCCCGGCCTCCACCACAATCGACTCTCCATCCATTTGTTGTCGTCTGTCTTCTGTTACCCCTCATCCATgcaatgacgacgacgacagccccAACCGACCCCCCAGCACCGCCAATAcccgccccgctgccgcccctcCCGAACCCCCTccgcgcggccgccaaccccggcgcgcaggccgccgccgccgccgaggggatcgcggcgctgcgcgcgctcgcgaaCGGCGCGAGCAACGGCACGACGGGTGAGTGCGCTGGCGCCTAGCGCGTGACTatcggcgctcggcgctgagACGGTGCTCGCTCCGTGCTCGCTCCACACGCTCGCACGCATCCACgcaccccgctcacacccgccCGCAGACTACCCGTACCCCACGACAACAGACTACCCCCTCCCGCCCCTCCCTCCGGTCCCAGTCCcaccgcgcacgcgcgcggcgcgccgccgctccgtGGCGGGTAAGACGCTCAAGCCGACCGTCGACCCCGACATCCCAGCGGGGTCGTACCTGTCCCCTGTTGGGCTGAGCGTCGGTGACGCCGTGGCAGCGCATAACGCCGAACACCCCGAcatgcccgccgagctgcgctACGACcgctcggcgctgctcgtGACCCTCGCTTCGCGGGGGTACGTCTGGGCCCTTCTGCGCACGattggcggcgaggtggctgccgaggtcgaggtgctcgctgtGCGCTTCTTCCCGAATCCTGATCGCCGGGTGAGTGCCAGAGGTTGATGGTGGGAGGGGAACGAGAGCTGACGACCCGACCCAGCCACCGCCTATCCACGCTCTGCCGCCGCAGGGCCCAGCTCAGGCGCTCTCCGAGCACCTGTCCAGCCTCCGCCTGtccgtcgccaagctcctctACCGCCTCCCGCACATTGTCGAGTCGTTCGGCCAGCCGTGCTTCATCTGCGGCAACCGCCTgagcgacgtcgacggcctgcCCGTTGGCGGCACCGGGTTCCTCGCTGCCCCGCCCAAGAAGGCTGCCAGTGGCGCtgaggccgacaaggagaGCCAGGAAAAGGACAAGGAGGGTAAAGACGGggacggcaaggacaaggagagcaaagacggcgacgccaaggacaaggaggacaaggacaaggacagcAAGGAGGCGGATGCGTTGGTTGTCCCTCCTCCAGACGAGGCAGCGGCTCAAGGCCAGTGGGTCACATGGCACCCGTCGTGCGAGACGGCGTAGCGCTTCAGTCAGCGCTCGACTCCTCCGACCTAGCGCCCCTGTTGTACACTATCATGTCATACGATCATATGCATTTCCC
This window harbors:
- the PDR16 gene encoding Phosphatidylinositol transfer protein PDR16, which produces MPFPPTLLDVPVREATPGPDLDDKHRAQLDEIKRQFNAEGYTLPTAEGAGDAVPLSEREMMFLVSEWFVRRSSPAPHTPLTNPTATKTGVHATIERLERCIVWRRSINIEDIDAMAAQCEDESRWGKNIVQGFTPTGHPIMYFFPSRNQLPVEKRRAVNAVFLVERAMDLMTDGVTSVYVAFNFGGKRQGPPASVSMAHKTLHIMSEYYPETLGLAILQDMPWVVRAFVNLMWPFVDHHTKSKIKFASGKQTFQEAGIGEDILLTECGGKMALKYDHDMYWPTLIQRCKECREEHLQRWRALGPAQVGREEREFKIAPASPTVSLTAPLTPTTKETVANGVDVRTQDVI